A window of the Butyricimonas faecalis genome harbors these coding sequences:
- a CDS encoding clostripain-related cysteine peptidase, which yields MRIIQYIGVILFFFLVSCGKDDVEPQKTRTLMVYLAGDNTLSSAMQKNINDMMVAWKKSYNANIVIYFDGRGSTPELYTFQFKGKEVEKQVLKTYEEMDSADPEVLKEVLNEMQELYPSDSYGLILGSHASGWLPPNLGRSRYLYQEPRLTRSFGDDGGNLMDTRDMAKAIPFNKENLEFILFDACMMSSIEVLYDLREKAKYVIASPAELPAPGFPYDRVMPYFWGKGADLEKDLVKVCDEFWNYYNTYNAASRFGTIALIKMDGMEHLFDLTREILKGEKEVVAGWGKNDVWCYPKVEYGKHYMFFDLGEYIKHVTGGEGRLYEEFRDFLDNQVVIHKKATNPFYYTEISDDTFSGIATYIPLGVWTTETKAYWNFSWARVYDAVTE from the coding sequence ATGCGAATTATACAATATATAGGAGTGATCCTTTTCTTTTTCCTCGTGTCCTGCGGGAAAGATGATGTGGAGCCGCAGAAGACGAGGACGTTGATGGTTTACTTGGCGGGTGATAATACTCTTTCGTCTGCAATGCAGAAGAATATCAATGATATGATGGTTGCATGGAAAAAGAGTTATAATGCGAATATTGTTATTTATTTTGATGGTCGCGGTTCCACTCCGGAACTTTACACGTTCCAGTTTAAAGGAAAAGAGGTGGAAAAGCAGGTGTTGAAAACGTATGAGGAGATGGATTCTGCAGATCCGGAAGTGCTGAAAGAGGTGTTGAACGAGATGCAGGAGTTGTACCCGTCAGATTCGTATGGATTAATTCTCGGTTCACACGCTTCGGGATGGCTGCCTCCTAATCTTGGGCGTAGTCGGTATTTGTATCAGGAACCCAGACTTACTCGGAGTTTTGGTGATGATGGTGGTAATTTGATGGATACGCGGGATATGGCAAAGGCAATTCCTTTTAATAAGGAGAATCTGGAGTTTATCTTGTTCGATGCTTGCATGATGTCTTCTATTGAAGTGCTTTATGATTTACGGGAAAAAGCAAAATACGTGATCGCTTCCCCCGCTGAACTGCCAGCACCGGGTTTCCCTTACGACCGAGTGATGCCTTATTTCTGGGGGAAGGGGGCCGATTTGGAAAAGGATTTGGTGAAAGTGTGTGATGAATTTTGGAATTATTATAACACGTATAATGCAGCTAGTCGATTTGGAACAATAGCATTAATTAAAATGGACGGGATGGAGCATTTATTTGATCTTACCCGGGAAATTTTGAAAGGGGAAAAAGAGGTGGTTGCCGGTTGGGGAAAAAATGATGTTTGGTGTTATCCTAAAGTGGAGTATGGTAAACACTATATGTTTTTTGATTTAGGAGAGTATATAAAGCATGTGACAGGGGGGGAAGGACGACTTTATGAGGAGTTTCGAGACTTTTTGGATAACCAGGTCGTGATCCATAAAAAAGCAACTAACCCATTTTATTATACAGAAATATCCGATGATACATTCAGTGGAATAGCAACTTACATTCCTCTTGGTGTATGGACTACCGAAACAAAGGCTTATTGGAACTTTTCCTGGGCGAGAGTTTATGATGCGGTGACGGAATAA